The following nucleotide sequence is from candidate division KSB1 bacterium.
TACGAAATTTGTCAGCGGGTGAGATAGTAGATCAAGTCTTAATGGCAGAGCGAAATATGGGGCAGGAAGCCACAAATATTGTTATGATGGGCATGGGTGAGCCTTTCTTAAATTATGATTCAGTCATTCAAGCTGCGTATTTAATTTCCGATCCTGAAGGAATTGCAATCAGTAAAAGAAAAATAACCATATCTACCAGTGGCATAATTCCAGCTATCTTGCGTTTTGCCAATGAAGAACATCGTTTTAAGCTGGCTATATCATTAAATGCAACCACTGAAAATATGCGCCGTAAATTGATGCCGCTCACCAAGAAATACTCACTCGATGAATTACTCAAAGCAGTGAAATATTATACGGATCGATCGAAAAGTAGGGTAACTTTTGAATATGTACTTTTAGAAAATGTAAACGATTCAATGGATGATGCATTAAGGTTAAGAAAACTACTAAGCAATATCCCATGCAAAATTAATCTAATTCCTTATAACGCTACAGAACTTGGATATTCTCCATCATCAGAAGATAAAATTCAACATTTTATTTCAGCGTTAGCTTCCTTTCCGGTTCCGGTTACAGTACGTAGAAGTAAAGGGAGAGACATATTTGCAGCTTGCGGTCAACTCTATATTGAAAAATTTGATGGTTAGGAAACCAATTAATAAAAAATGGAATTTTTGTTTTTTCTGCTTTTTTTATTGATCTGTGAGATTTTTTTCTATACAATATAATACAACTTGTAATAAACTTGATTAAATAAAATCAATTTTCTATTTTTTCAATCCCATGATTAATTTCTTATCTAAGGGATTTACAAGGGGCTAAAATAGAGGATAGAGCAAAATTAAAGCTCATTTATGGATACACTGAAAGATAAATTTAAAGATATAAAAATTGTAAAATACCGCTTTTTTATGCAAGCGGAAGATGAAGTAAAAATGGATCGCGGGACAAATAATTCTCTCCGTAGAGACTTTATTCCATTATTCAAACAAATAACTTGCAAAGCAAATAATGGGCCTTGTGATGACTGTCAACTAGGGCAAGATTGCCCCTATTTTGTTGTTTTTGAAAGCGCAAATCTACCTCTAGATCCAAAAAATAAAAGATTCCAAACGCCACCCAAACCATTTATTTTTGAACCATCCCTCACCCAAAAAACTTACTTTAGTAGGGATGAAGAATTTACCCTGGATTTGATTTTAATTGGTGAAGCAATCAGTTATTTTTCTTATTTTATAGCAGCGCTTCACGCCCTTGGCAAAGATGGGATAGGCTTTAGCGGTGGTAGATTCTTTATCAAGAATGTAGTACCGTTTGATCTTTTTGAAAATTATGTTTCAGGTAATTATATTTGGAATCCGGATTCTCCGACATCAGACGACGCGACGTTTTCATTGGGAGAATTGTACGAAAAATATCGAAGCGAATACAAAGAGATTAAAGAAATTCAGGTTAACTTGGTTACTCCTTTACGAATGAAGAGACTGGGGACAGAAGATTGGCATTTACATTTTAGAGGAG
It contains:
- the rlmN gene encoding 23S rRNA (adenine(2503)-C(2))-methyltransferase RlmN; its protein translation is MRSFDSSSDITATKKMSISGYSTKTYLKGLSLEQLQEYVQSLGMQPYRAKQLFHWMYRKNVSSFSAMTTLKKSVRESLEPSAEISLLKLSQKLSSSYEPTTKYLFELMDGKQVETVFMEVDDRKTICLSSQVGCALKCGFCATGLMGFIRNLSAGEIVDQVLMAERNMGQEATNIVMMGMGEPFLNYDSVIQAAYLISDPEGIAISKRKITISTSGIIPAILRFANEEHRFKLAISLNATTENMRRKLMPLTKKYSLDELLKAVKYYTDRSKSRVTFEYVLLENVNDSMDDALRLRKLLSNIPCKINLIPYNATELGYSPSSEDKIQHFISALASFPVPVTVRRSKGRDIFAACGQLYIEKFDG
- the cas6 gene encoding CRISPR system precrRNA processing endoribonuclease RAMP protein Cas6, which codes for MDTLKDKFKDIKIVKYRFFMQAEDEVKMDRGTNNSLRRDFIPLFKQITCKANNGPCDDCQLGQDCPYFVVFESANLPLDPKNKRFQTPPKPFIFEPSLTQKTYFSRDEEFTLDLILIGEAISYFSYFIAALHALGKDGIGFSGGRFFIKNVVPFDLFENYVSGNYIWNPDSPTSDDATFSLGELYEKYRSEYKEIKEIQVNLVTPLRMKRLGTEDWHLHFRGVLRNVLTRVANLAYRYCGYEDFMEFPEILYKSGVVRTISEKFYQEDKKSSFTQRVDVRKTGSLGNIVYRGNITEFWGIVRLAELLHLGKNTSFGFGRIVVEPHEITSIPAE